One Streptomyces sp. NBC_01142 DNA window includes the following coding sequences:
- a CDS encoding RNase adapter RapZ: protein MTSDLMGSRSPHALIQTVIISYGDGHHDAPRGDALRVDTRPLRNPPEDPAVRARMLHSTGLDPEVRAYVLSSPGAERLIERSTRRALTLLGQSTDGRRVDLHVLCGGGRHRSVAVAEEVADRLRTAGYGVETEHPHITRPILPAVTWPSLITEHELAALWLLARGLHHTEIAKKLKVRPETAGRLLHGAQGRLRARTLAHAVARGYETGIIQPAPLQLADHLRLNAAHREGEHHHITRPDFDS, encoded by the coding sequence ATGACCAGCGATCTCATGGGCTCCCGGTCCCCGCATGCCCTCATTCAGACCGTGATCATCAGCTACGGCGACGGACACCACGACGCGCCCCGAGGCGACGCACTCCGGGTGGATACCCGTCCGCTGCGCAACCCGCCCGAGGACCCGGCCGTACGCGCCCGGATGCTCCACTCCACCGGCCTGGATCCCGAGGTACGCGCCTACGTGCTCAGCTCGCCCGGTGCCGAGCGCCTGATCGAGCGCAGCACCCGGCGCGCGCTCACGCTCCTCGGGCAGTCGACGGACGGCCGCCGCGTCGACCTGCACGTTCTGTGCGGTGGCGGCCGCCACCGGTCCGTCGCAGTCGCCGAGGAGGTGGCCGATCGCCTTCGCACCGCCGGCTACGGCGTGGAGACCGAACACCCCCACATCACCCGGCCGATCCTGCCTGCCGTGACATGGCCATCGCTGATCACCGAGCACGAACTGGCCGCACTCTGGCTCCTCGCGCGCGGCCTGCACCACACGGAGATCGCCAAGAAGCTCAAGGTGCGCCCGGAGACCGCAGGCCGACTCCTGCACGGTGCGCAGGGCCGGCTACGAGCGCGCACCCTCGCTCACGCGGTCGCGCGCGGCTATGAGACCGGCATCATCCAACCCGCGCCCCTGCAACTCGCCGATCACCTCCGCCTCAACGCAGCGCACCGGGAAGGGGAGCACCACCACATCACCCGCCCCGACTTCGACTCCTAG
- a CDS encoding serine/threonine-protein kinase, with product MEDVRELLAEYGQAHSDELSEQDRYRLLVEVVASLIRRTDPDATVAHRSTDEPAVFFELAGRDYAITVTTASGDDAAEAARAAVQARERDLGQGVRWVLVCARAAGQEVDETVRAVLRSQGVFLDRDHLEAAVCDLAQLATLIRAAFRPPRSPHTLLHELLLQEPQEPAPALSLAARPYGAASLPSRTPAGIDLSVVLAGEAWPLRPTGLAWESAEHALITTEAGLADVDLQRGGTRWRLPLPGVHGAAAVLPDGSVWVLCGPAVVMWRDGVLRAAGGGFEANASLLLGPESSVWVLSGSGATLGTGTGSTLALTRLGEEVGDQQRYSIDFDAAVRSAGWLGERRFLLAAGGHSAVVDLAVSTSAGGHEDWMLTPVSYPGHLARSGADAVLVAGRSGSGVGVELHTLDATARTSDAVAELQLGDVLGLVQSPAGGPAYLLGSLPTNDVTAVHPVLVKITGHVPAASPAAEEPAPPAADPYSEVRRQARGIKKDYALEKFPLPDGKGGMGIVHEAVHKETGAVVAFKKPRSLRENLTARMLREIEVAQKLGSNRHVMPVLDSSPRAEWFVMPMAQSTAERLQPELQHDQTALRALVDAVASALTDAHRLDYLHRDIKPANILLLDGRWVLGDWGIVRRPRGQTTNPRRTGTAIGTAEFGAPELSVDPHNATPASDIYSLGKVIGWLLTGLPPEPNVPLLPPGPWRGVVRHCTYRDPRQRPQTIADFLDLVERETAPQIDLPVARAQQLLTAAQEGDTDAARRLLTLAADHGSDYELYLDVLPGLEMDTAAPLLLAHPEQARTLVEAMTGHVRGDGTGWPHWNESKRAIAWLRGVARHAAREEQWDLLEEAARGMCTWDEASNEFDQQIATRDWLRHLRGQAARILAGVLRDHPGSARFYYELAGERAVDMAIRNAVNHATSN from the coding sequence ATGGAGGACGTACGGGAGCTGCTGGCCGAGTACGGCCAGGCCCACAGCGACGAACTGTCGGAGCAGGACCGCTACCGGCTCCTGGTCGAGGTGGTGGCGTCCCTGATCCGGCGCACCGACCCCGATGCGACGGTTGCCCACCGCTCGACCGATGAGCCGGCCGTGTTCTTCGAGCTCGCCGGACGCGACTACGCGATCACCGTGACGACCGCGTCGGGCGACGATGCTGCCGAGGCGGCTCGCGCCGCGGTGCAAGCCCGCGAACGGGACCTCGGGCAGGGGGTGCGATGGGTCCTGGTATGCGCAAGGGCTGCGGGCCAGGAGGTGGACGAGACGGTGCGCGCCGTCCTGCGGAGCCAGGGCGTCTTCCTCGACCGTGACCACCTCGAGGCTGCCGTCTGCGACCTTGCCCAGCTCGCGACCCTGATCCGCGCGGCCTTCCGCCCGCCGCGCTCGCCGCACACCCTGCTGCACGAGCTCTTGCTGCAAGAACCCCAGGAGCCTGCCCCGGCCCTGTCGTTGGCGGCCCGCCCGTACGGGGCGGCGAGCCTCCCGTCCCGTACGCCGGCAGGCATCGACCTCTCCGTGGTCCTGGCCGGCGAGGCCTGGCCGCTGCGGCCGACCGGGCTGGCCTGGGAGTCCGCCGAGCACGCGCTGATCACCACCGAGGCCGGCCTTGCGGACGTGGACCTGCAGCGGGGCGGGACCCGGTGGCGGCTGCCCCTTCCTGGCGTGCACGGCGCCGCGGCGGTGCTGCCGGACGGATCGGTGTGGGTGCTGTGCGGGCCGGCGGTGGTGATGTGGCGCGACGGCGTGCTGCGGGCGGCGGGCGGCGGATTCGAGGCGAACGCCAGCCTGTTGCTCGGCCCAGAGTCGAGCGTGTGGGTCCTGTCCGGATCCGGAGCGACGCTCGGCACGGGGACCGGCTCGACCCTGGCGCTCACGCGGCTCGGTGAGGAGGTGGGCGACCAGCAGCGGTACTCCATCGACTTCGACGCGGCGGTCCGCTCGGCCGGCTGGCTCGGCGAGCGGCGCTTCCTCCTCGCCGCCGGCGGACACAGTGCCGTCGTCGACCTCGCCGTCAGCACCAGCGCCGGGGGACACGAGGACTGGATGCTGACCCCGGTGTCCTACCCCGGACATCTGGCACGCAGCGGCGCCGACGCCGTCCTGGTGGCCGGGCGGTCCGGCTCGGGCGTCGGCGTGGAACTGCACACCCTCGACGCGACCGCCCGCACCAGCGACGCGGTCGCCGAGCTGCAACTCGGCGACGTACTCGGTCTCGTCCAAAGCCCAGCCGGCGGACCCGCCTACCTGCTGGGGTCGCTGCCGACGAACGACGTCACCGCCGTCCACCCCGTGCTGGTGAAGATCACCGGCCATGTACCTGCCGCCTCACCAGCGGCCGAAGAACCCGCGCCGCCGGCCGCCGACCCCTACAGCGAGGTGCGCCGCCAGGCCCGCGGCATCAAGAAGGACTACGCCCTGGAGAAGTTCCCGCTGCCGGACGGCAAGGGCGGCATGGGCATCGTCCACGAGGCCGTGCACAAGGAGACGGGAGCCGTCGTCGCCTTCAAGAAGCCCCGCTCGCTGCGCGAGAACCTGACCGCGAGGATGCTCCGCGAAATCGAGGTGGCGCAAAAGCTCGGCAGCAACCGCCACGTCATGCCGGTCCTCGACTCCAGCCCCCGGGCCGAGTGGTTCGTCATGCCGATGGCCCAGAGCACCGCCGAACGCCTCCAGCCCGAACTGCAGCACGACCAAACCGCACTGCGGGCCCTGGTGGACGCGGTCGCGTCCGCCCTGACCGACGCCCACCGCCTGGACTACCTGCACCGCGACATCAAGCCCGCCAACATCCTCCTCCTCGACGGGCGCTGGGTCCTCGGCGACTGGGGCATCGTGCGCCGCCCCCGCGGGCAGACGACCAACCCCAGGCGCACCGGCACCGCGATCGGGACCGCCGAGTTCGGCGCCCCCGAACTGTCCGTCGATCCTCACAACGCCACGCCCGCCAGCGACATCTACAGCCTGGGCAAGGTCATCGGGTGGCTGCTCACCGGCCTTCCCCCGGAGCCGAACGTGCCGCTGCTGCCGCCTGGGCCCTGGCGAGGCGTCGTACGGCACTGCACCTACCGCGATCCGCGGCAGCGCCCGCAGACGATCGCCGACTTCCTCGACCTGGTCGAGCGGGAGACCGCACCGCAGATCGACCTGCCCGTCGCGCGGGCCCAACAACTCCTGACCGCCGCCCAGGAGGGAGATACCGACGCCGCCCGCCGGCTGCTGACACTGGCCGCCGACCACGGCAGCGACTACGAGCTCTACCTGGACGTCCTGCCCGGCCTGGAGATGGACACGGCCGCACCACTCCTGCTGGCCCACCCCGAGCAGGCCCGCACCCTGGTGGAGGCGATGACCGGGCACGTCCGCGGCGACGGCACCGGCTGGCCGCACTGGAACGAATCCAAGCGAGCCATCGCCTGGCTGCGCGGCGTCGCCCGCCACGCAGCCCGAGAAGAACAGTGGGACCTGCTGGAAGAGGCCGCCCGCGGCATGTGCACCTGGGACGAGGCATCGAACGAGTTCGACCAGCAGATCGCGACCCGGGACTGGCTGCGCCACCTTCGCGGCCAGGCAGCCAGGATCCTCGCCGGCGTACTGCGCGACCACCCCGGCAGCGCACGCTTCTACTACGAACTCGCAGGCGAGCGCGCCGTGGACATGGCCATCCGCAACGCCGTCAACCACGCGACCAGCAACTGA
- a CDS encoding endonuclease/exonuclease/phosphatase family protein — protein MTAIRVVTFNTLFGGHDDFGLGGGDRWHGQIPFLKSLEADVLALQECNFWDLLGQRRMYQTLNALGMGSAYLAYANETTSGHRFHTVIMLSRRVQLAAQGADRDRYHHVMGWANLVVPGLEGLLELRNLHLDPFDPRNRAREVSPLGVLAAPGRRSLVVGDINAIGLGYPEPDWTRLPAHAKNGQLRLPREEEVSDRDATELLGRAGFLDASHPSGQGVAPTAAFGEGDVPRRQDLILMSPALAPALVDYQVHLEPIDKELSDHGAVSATFELSRLA, from the coding sequence ATGACCGCGATCAGAGTCGTCACGTTCAACACGCTGTTCGGCGGCCACGACGACTTCGGCCTCGGCGGCGGTGACCGATGGCACGGGCAGATCCCGTTCCTCAAGAGTCTTGAGGCAGACGTCCTGGCGCTGCAGGAGTGCAACTTCTGGGATCTCCTCGGCCAACGACGCATGTACCAGACCTTGAACGCCCTCGGCATGGGCAGCGCCTATCTCGCGTACGCCAACGAGACGACGAGCGGTCACCGCTTCCACACCGTGATCATGCTGAGCCGTCGTGTCCAGCTCGCCGCACAGGGCGCGGACCGGGATCGGTACCACCACGTCATGGGCTGGGCGAACCTGGTCGTGCCGGGCCTGGAAGGGCTGCTGGAACTGCGCAATCTGCACCTGGACCCGTTCGACCCGCGCAATCGCGCGCGGGAGGTGTCGCCGCTGGGCGTACTGGCCGCCCCCGGCCGCCGCTCCCTCGTTGTCGGCGACATCAACGCCATCGGCCTCGGCTATCCGGAACCTGACTGGACGCGGCTGCCGGCACACGCCAAAAACGGCCAACTCCGGCTGCCCCGCGAGGAAGAGGTCTCCGATCGGGACGCGACCGAACTTCTGGGACGCGCCGGGTTCCTGGACGCGAGCCACCCCTCCGGGCAGGGGGTGGCCCCGACTGCCGCGTTCGGGGAAGGGGACGTGCCCCGGCGCCAGGACCTCATCCTCATGAGCCCCGCCCTGGCGCCGGCGCTTGTCGACTACCAGGTGCACTTGGAGCCGATCGACAAGGAGCTGTCCGATCACGGCGCGGTCAGCGCCACCTTCGAGTTGAGCCGCCTCGCCTGA
- a CDS encoding 2'-5' RNA ligase family protein, giving the protein MKPFEFKAGAQSWQAGTLLHWYVELDWADPRHQELSDLVTESNQALVEAGFPITPVELKWLHITVDQISVPADEITPEQRDKLVEEVSARIGGVEPFTVTVGSLLSYHSGVIADLAPDDELAALHTAARAGTRAALGDEACRYQWGLQHLTTAYAHAEADSDAAQRILRRIRPSHAPLHISTVHLVDVTAQTDTASKTVTWNRLATIALGESE; this is encoded by the coding sequence ATGAAGCCGTTCGAGTTCAAGGCCGGTGCACAGTCGTGGCAAGCCGGGACGCTCCTTCACTGGTACGTCGAGTTGGACTGGGCGGACCCAAGACACCAGGAGCTCAGCGACCTGGTCACGGAGTCCAACCAGGCTCTCGTGGAGGCCGGGTTCCCCATCACGCCAGTGGAGTTGAAATGGCTCCACATTACGGTCGACCAGATCAGCGTCCCGGCCGACGAGATCACCCCGGAGCAGCGGGACAAGCTCGTCGAGGAGGTGTCCGCGCGGATCGGTGGCGTCGAGCCGTTCACCGTCACCGTGGGGTCGCTGCTCTCGTATCACTCCGGAGTCATTGCGGATCTCGCGCCGGACGACGAGCTGGCTGCCCTGCACACGGCCGCCCGCGCGGGCACACGGGCCGCGCTCGGTGACGAGGCATGCCGCTACCAGTGGGGCCTGCAGCACTTGACGACGGCCTACGCCCATGCCGAGGCCGACTCTGACGCGGCCCAGCGCATCCTGCGGCGTATCCGCCCCAGCCACGCTCCGCTGCACATCAGCACGGTCCATCTCGTCGACGTCACCGCGCAGACGGACACGGCGTCGAAGACCGTGACATGGAATCGTCTCGCCACGATTGCACTGGGAGAGTCGGAATGA
- the fxlM gene encoding methyltransferase, FxLD system has product MDSGTAPGVSTLEPHEAMVTLLRQHHVLHSPQVEAALRAVERHRFVPEATLEDAYGVYTSVTIKRDAAGSVLSSASAPQVVTAMLEQAGVQRGHRVLEVGAGTGYNAALLYCLVGPAGQVVTIESDRDVAARAEAALRAAGYGRVVVRHGDGRAGAAGLGPFDRILVTAGAFDIEEAWLHQLAPGGRLVVPLRLAWPLAAAFERRREHWVSVSTETCGFIPVTGPGARVPRAVDVGGGALVLRLEDDRPVDAAGLHDCLKGPRAVEWTGVRVDDGPGWEALHLWLMADPRTPGFTKVSAGQDAVASGVVQPLMPWGGPGFHRGATVAYLANRRGLGGEGDRFEIAVVAHGSGATALADDVAARLREWNTTWRGRGAHHLELHPRGSGDTTSGTVIAERDRHILSAVWTPTTSAA; this is encoded by the coding sequence ATGGACTCCGGCACGGCCCCTGGCGTGAGCACCCTGGAACCTCACGAGGCGATGGTCACGTTGCTGCGCCAGCACCACGTTCTGCACTCGCCGCAGGTGGAGGCCGCGCTGCGGGCCGTGGAGCGGCACCGGTTCGTCCCCGAAGCCACGCTGGAGGACGCCTACGGCGTCTACACCTCGGTGACGATCAAGCGTGATGCCGCCGGCAGTGTGCTCAGCTCGGCGTCCGCGCCCCAGGTGGTGACCGCGATGCTCGAGCAGGCCGGGGTGCAGCGCGGACACCGGGTCCTCGAAGTGGGGGCCGGCACCGGCTACAACGCGGCCCTCCTCTACTGCCTCGTCGGCCCGGCGGGGCAGGTCGTCACCATCGAAAGCGACCGCGACGTCGCCGCGCGCGCAGAAGCGGCCCTGCGCGCGGCCGGGTACGGGCGCGTGGTGGTCCGGCATGGCGACGGCCGGGCTGGAGCTGCAGGTCTCGGTCCCTTCGACCGGATCCTCGTGACGGCCGGCGCGTTCGACATCGAGGAGGCGTGGCTGCACCAGCTCGCCCCCGGCGGCCGGCTCGTCGTCCCGCTGCGCCTGGCGTGGCCGCTGGCGGCGGCGTTCGAACGCCGCCGCGAGCACTGGGTGTCGGTGTCCACTGAGACGTGCGGCTTCATCCCGGTCACCGGGCCCGGTGCCCGGGTGCCGCGGGCGGTCGACGTCGGCGGCGGCGCGCTCGTGCTGCGCCTGGAGGACGACCGGCCGGTGGATGCGGCAGGACTGCACGACTGTCTGAAGGGGCCGCGGGCGGTGGAGTGGACGGGCGTGCGGGTGGACGACGGTCCCGGGTGGGAGGCGCTGCACCTGTGGCTGATGGCCGACCCGCGCACCCCGGGCTTCACCAAGGTCAGCGCCGGTCAGGACGCGGTCGCCTCCGGTGTCGTACAGCCCCTGATGCCGTGGGGCGGTCCTGGCTTCCACCGCGGCGCCACGGTGGCGTACCTGGCCAACCGCCGCGGGCTGGGCGGGGAGGGTGACCGGTTCGAGATCGCCGTGGTCGCCCACGGATCGGGCGCCACCGCACTCGCCGACGATGTCGCCGCCCGGCTGCGGGAATGGAACACGACGTGGCGCGGCCGCGGCGCCCACCATCTGGAGCTGCACCCACGAGGCTCCGGGGACACCACGTCCGGCACGGTCATCGCCGAGCGCGACCGCCACATCCTCAGTGCGGTCTGGACGCCCACCACCTCGGCGGCCTGA
- a CDS encoding YozE family protein produces the protein MSITFKQWLEEQRHTTLESGVLARDVAADPDWPDSDDLEDLVLYLDWKGASDEAVARLRYVHVLYEVDAG, from the coding sequence ATGAGCATCACCTTCAAGCAGTGGCTGGAGGAGCAGCGCCACACGACGCTGGAGAGCGGCGTTCTCGCCCGCGACGTCGCCGCCGACCCCGACTGGCCCGACTCCGACGACCTCGAGGATCTGGTCCTCTACCTGGACTGGAAGGGTGCGAGCGACGAGGCCGTGGCCAGGCTCCGCTACGTGCACGTGCTGTACGAGGTCGACGCCGGGTGA
- a CDS encoding HD domain-containing protein has product MKSVSEVAVLAEGAHAGQVDKIGVPYIEHVRAVAAGLAPFGDELVMAGLLHDIVEDTDWTAEKLLGTGIPARVVEIVEAVTNQAGVAYEEKIRRITDDPSATLVKIADNAHNSHPDRAAQLPADKRERLAAKYRTARAALWPAASRSDIEAIVRIVNPALLAELDEHCPGTPAPSAVNAIAE; this is encoded by the coding sequence ATGAAGTCCGTCAGCGAGGTCGCCGTCCTGGCCGAGGGCGCGCATGCCGGGCAAGTCGACAAGATCGGCGTGCCCTATATCGAGCACGTCCGTGCGGTCGCCGCCGGGCTCGCGCCGTTCGGCGACGAGCTCGTCATGGCGGGCCTGCTGCACGACATCGTGGAGGACACCGACTGGACGGCCGAGAAGCTGCTGGGCACCGGCATCCCTGCGCGGGTCGTCGAGATCGTCGAGGCGGTGACCAACCAGGCGGGCGTGGCGTACGAGGAGAAGATCCGGCGCATCACCGACGACCCGTCGGCGACGCTCGTGAAGATCGCCGACAACGCGCACAACTCCCACCCCGACCGGGCGGCCCAGCTGCCGGCGGACAAGCGGGAGCGCCTGGCCGCGAAGTACCGCACGGCGCGCGCCGCACTGTGGCCGGCGGCAAGCCGCTCCGACATCGAGGCGATCGTGCGGATCGTCAATCCGGCGCTGCTCGCGGAACTGGACGAGCACTGTCCCGGCACCCCGGCTCCGTCTGCCGTCAACGCGATCGCGGAGTAG
- a CDS encoding DUF3307 domain-containing protein, with protein sequence MLATVFVLLYAAHLIADYALQTDHQAEHKAERGVTGWCANLSHAATHVLVSAVLLSLGTVVLDLSLSGPVTAAVLGWIGASHAFLDRRWPVLWWMEHVGNAPQCAARGGAAFVDQTAHVTALVLAALAAAA encoded by the coding sequence ATGCTCGCCACCGTTTTCGTCCTGTTGTACGCCGCGCATCTGATCGCCGACTACGCCCTGCAGACCGATCACCAGGCAGAGCACAAGGCCGAGCGCGGCGTCACCGGGTGGTGCGCCAACCTGAGCCACGCCGCAACCCATGTGCTGGTCTCCGCGGTACTTCTGTCCTTGGGCACGGTGGTGCTGGACCTGTCGTTGAGTGGCCCGGTCACAGCCGCCGTCTTGGGGTGGATCGGCGCCTCGCACGCTTTCCTGGACCGCCGGTGGCCGGTCCTGTGGTGGATGGAGCACGTCGGCAACGCGCCGCAGTGCGCGGCGAGGGGCGGTGCCGCCTTCGTGGACCAGACCGCCCATGTCACCGCGCTCGTCCTGGCCGCCCTGGCGGCCGCCGCCTGA